In Acetomicrobium sp. S15 = DSM 107314, the sequence CGGAGGCGGGTCTATAATCAATTTCGCGTCGATGGGGTCTTTTTTGGCCATAGTGCGCTCTTCGGCCTACTGCGCCAGCAAGGGCGGCGTGGCACAACTAACCAAGGTGATGGCCGCAGAGTGGGCGCAATACGGCATAAGAGTGAACGCGATAGCCCCCGGATGGTTCAAGACGAAGCTCAACGAGATGTTTTTGGGGCAGCCCGAGGTGGAGGCGCGCATAACGGCCAGGACCATGCTGGGCCGTTACGGCAAGGCGGAGGACCTGGTAGGGCCGGTGGTCTTCCTGGCCTCGGAGGCTTCTAATTTTGTCACCGGCACGATCATCCCCGTAGACGGCGGCTACCTGTCTTACGGCGCATGACGATGAGGGCGCACAGGCGCCCTCATCGTTTCTGTGCATCTGTCATAGCGTGCTGATGCTTAGCAAGTTTGAGGTTTATGGGGAGCCGCATGTGGCTTTTTGCGAGGGGGGATAGGCACGGGCTAATCGTATAACGTGTCCCGTTTGATTAATAATAAGTTAAGTAGAAAAATCTTGATCATAGTGGGAGGCATAGCATGTCACAACCGTCATCCGATGAGAGGCCGGGTAAGGAACATAAGATAATAGTCGCTTGTGGAACGGCTATCGCCACTTCAACACACGTAGCGATAAAAGTCAAGGAATTGCTACAGGAACGTGGCATAAGCGTTCACACGGTTCAATGTCGAGTGCAAGAAATCCCTATGTATGCGACCGACGCGGACCTC encodes:
- a CDS encoding PTS sugar transporter subunit IIB gives rise to the protein MSQPSSDERPGKEHKIIVACGTAIATSTHVAIKVKELLQERGISVHTVQCRVQEIPMYATDADLVISTAQVPFDLDVPVVDGIPFLTGIGLKEVIDKIEGILKKKG